A genomic region of Pelodiscus sinensis isolate JC-2024 chromosome 1, ASM4963464v1, whole genome shotgun sequence contains the following coding sequences:
- the LOC102445404 gene encoding uncharacterized protein LOC102445404 isoform X1, which produces MHSPVIVGLFYFLLIKAWKSLTVQCEAYITVKQYPAIASIKYGTSALLDCIFDFQFLSEAEIEVYWNIKLLNDSVKKITMSSKTLPLDQGAALSREDGKYKLTGDLLKGAVFLEVKNLQPRDAGLYTCKVARLIPPPYLEGSSNGTYICGTEDTLQDSCKSSETKFAICLGTLAAYTFVIILASIIYVLVTKTSIFSHPPSRPSRDSMIYVDMNFAKQSINSED; this is translated from the exons ATGCATTCTCCTGTCATAGTTGGTTTATTTTACTTTCTTCTAATTAAGGCTTGGAAGAGCTTAACTGTCCAGTGTGAAG CCTATATCACAGTCAAGCAATATCCTGCCATAGCCTCTATTAAATATGGCACATCTGCACTTCTTGATTGTATATTTGACTTCCAGTTTCTATCCGAGGCTGAAATTGAAGTCTACTGGAATATTAAACTGTTGAATGATTCCGTGAAGAAAATAACCATGTCTTCAAAGACGTTGCCTTTAGACCAAGGCGCTGCATTATCAAGGGAGGATGGAAAATACAAGCTCACAGGCGACCTTCTAAAAGGTGCAGTTTTCTTGGAAGTGAAGAATCTTCAACCAAGGGATGCTGGTCTGTACACCTGCAAAGTGGCACGCCTGATACCACCTCCATATCTAGAAGGAAGTAGCAATGGAACATACATCTGTG GAACAGAAGATACATTGCAAGACTCCTGCAAGTCGTCAGAAACCAAGTTTGCCATATGCTTGGGGACCCTGGCAGCCTATACTTTTGTGATCATCCTGGCTTCCATAATTTATGTACTG GTTACAAAAACATCTATCTTCTCACATCCTCCTTCACGGCCAAGCAGAGACTCCATGATATATGTGGATATGAATTTTGCAAAACAAAGCATCAACAGTGAAGACTGA
- the LOC102445404 gene encoding uncharacterized protein LOC102445404 isoform X2: MVKTGHAEAYITVKQYPAIASIKYGTSALLDCIFDFQFLSEAEIEVYWNIKLLNDSVKKITMSSKTLPLDQGAALSREDGKYKLTGDLLKGAVFLEVKNLQPRDAGLYTCKVARLIPPPYLEGSSNGTYICGTEDTLQDSCKSSETKFAICLGTLAAYTFVIILASIIYVLVTKTSIFSHPPSRPSRDSMIYVDMNFAKQSINSED; this comes from the exons CCTATATCACAGTCAAGCAATATCCTGCCATAGCCTCTATTAAATATGGCACATCTGCACTTCTTGATTGTATATTTGACTTCCAGTTTCTATCCGAGGCTGAAATTGAAGTCTACTGGAATATTAAACTGTTGAATGATTCCGTGAAGAAAATAACCATGTCTTCAAAGACGTTGCCTTTAGACCAAGGCGCTGCATTATCAAGGGAGGATGGAAAATACAAGCTCACAGGCGACCTTCTAAAAGGTGCAGTTTTCTTGGAAGTGAAGAATCTTCAACCAAGGGATGCTGGTCTGTACACCTGCAAAGTGGCACGCCTGATACCACCTCCATATCTAGAAGGAAGTAGCAATGGAACATACATCTGTG GAACAGAAGATACATTGCAAGACTCCTGCAAGTCGTCAGAAACCAAGTTTGCCATATGCTTGGGGACCCTGGCAGCCTATACTTTTGTGATCATCCTGGCTTCCATAATTTATGTACTG GTTACAAAAACATCTATCTTCTCACATCCTCCTTCACGGCCAAGCAGAGACTCCATGATATATGTGGATATGAATTTTGCAAAACAAAGCATCAACAGTGAAGACTGA